The following proteins are co-located in the Aestuariirhabdus haliotis genome:
- the grpE gene encoding nucleotide exchange factor GrpE: protein MSEQKSNPEQNEEMQPEQSAAEEIVAEEGASVESSDQQINSLKAELEAAQEEVAKVSEQALRAQADAQNVKRRAEQDVEKAHKFALEKFSADLLPVIDSLERAVDSANAEDEAQKAMVEGMQMTLKMFQDALGKYNLVALDPVGEPFDPQFHEAMSMQENADVEPGTVIAAFQKGYTLNGRLVRPAMVVVSKASQSKVDEQA from the coding sequence ATGAGCGAGCAAAAATCAAATCCTGAACAAAATGAAGAGATGCAGCCTGAGCAATCGGCGGCAGAAGAGATCGTGGCAGAAGAGGGGGCCTCTGTTGAGTCTTCCGATCAGCAGATAAATAGCCTTAAGGCTGAGCTTGAAGCGGCGCAGGAAGAAGTTGCCAAAGTTTCTGAGCAGGCATTGCGTGCTCAGGCTGATGCGCAGAACGTAAAACGACGAGCCGAGCAGGATGTAGAAAAAGCCCACAAGTTCGCCCTGGAAAAGTTCTCCGCTGATCTGTTGCCGGTTATCGATAGCCTTGAGCGAGCTGTGGACAGCGCCAACGCTGAAGATGAAGCGCAAAAAGCCATGGTTGAGGGTATGCAGATGACCCTCAAGATGTTTCAGGATGCGCTGGGCAAATACAATCTGGTTGCACTAGACCCTGTTGGCGAGCCTTTCGATCCCCAGTTCCATGAAGCGATGAGCATGCAGGAAAATGCCGATGTAGAGCCCGGCACCGTGATTGCGGCTTTTCAGAAGGGTTACACCCTCAATGGACGTTTGGTGCGTCCGGCCATGGTTGTGGTGTCCAAGGCATCGCAGTCAAAAGTTGACGAACAGGCTTGA
- the recN gene encoding DNA repair protein RecN, translating to MLTHLSIRNFAIVDHLELDLKSGMTVVSGETGAGKSIMLDALGLALGDRSDSASVGQQDERAEIMASFDLSHCPQARKWLDERDLVQEQECILRRVITREGRSRGYINGSASPLSDLRELGEMLIDIHNQHEHQSLLKKETHQSLLDNWADCQELASQTRQIWQQWQRQQQQLERLSSASEEENARAQLLSYQLSELNALDPQEGEYEELESEYRQQANAGQCVQSCQQVVQLCAESDSGNALQQLNNSLHLLQELANNHAQLQESIDLLTSARIQIEEASGTLNHYLDHFEADPERLFELEERLNSFNSIARKHRISPNDLPGLSERLNDELGQLQCTDEQLEQLEKEVQSQQRHYQTQAKKLHRERERAAPRLAKAVSEQIRQLGMPQGQFSVDLKPLTEGNANGLEAIEFLVSANPGQPARPLRQVASGGELSRISLAIQVINAQTSTIPTLVFDEVDVGIGGGIAEVVGLRLRQLGEAGGQVICVTHQPQVASQGHHHLQVQKQSKRNHTHTRIESLEGNSRIEEVARMLGGMEMTDQTLAHAREMLERAGA from the coding sequence ATGCTGACCCACCTATCCATTCGCAATTTCGCCATTGTCGACCACCTGGAACTGGACTTGAAATCCGGCATGACGGTGGTCAGCGGTGAAACCGGTGCTGGCAAGTCCATTATGCTAGACGCACTGGGATTAGCATTGGGTGACCGATCCGACTCAGCCAGCGTGGGCCAGCAGGATGAACGGGCGGAAATCATGGCCAGCTTCGACCTGAGCCATTGCCCGCAAGCTCGCAAATGGCTGGATGAGCGGGACCTGGTTCAGGAACAGGAGTGTATTCTACGCCGGGTCATCACGCGCGAAGGCCGCTCTCGCGGCTATATCAACGGCAGCGCCTCGCCTCTATCCGACTTGCGCGAGCTGGGCGAAATGCTGATCGATATCCACAATCAACACGAACACCAGTCACTGCTAAAAAAAGAAACCCACCAATCCCTGCTCGACAACTGGGCCGACTGTCAGGAACTGGCCAGCCAGACTCGACAGATCTGGCAACAATGGCAGCGCCAGCAACAACAGCTAGAACGCCTGAGCAGTGCCAGCGAGGAGGAAAACGCTCGAGCACAATTACTGAGCTATCAGCTCAGTGAACTCAATGCACTGGACCCTCAGGAAGGCGAATACGAAGAGCTGGAAAGCGAATACCGGCAACAAGCCAATGCCGGCCAATGCGTACAAAGCTGCCAGCAGGTAGTGCAACTCTGCGCTGAATCCGATAGTGGTAACGCATTGCAACAGCTCAATAACAGCCTGCACCTGCTGCAAGAACTGGCCAACAACCACGCGCAACTGCAGGAGAGTATCGATCTGCTGACCAGTGCCCGCATACAAATTGAAGAAGCCAGCGGCACCCTCAATCATTACCTGGACCATTTTGAAGCCGACCCGGAGCGCTTGTTCGAACTGGAAGAACGCTTGAACAGTTTTAACAGCATTGCTCGCAAACACCGAATCAGCCCTAATGACCTACCCGGGTTGAGCGAGCGGCTCAACGACGAATTGGGGCAACTGCAATGCACTGATGAACAGCTAGAGCAACTGGAAAAAGAGGTCCAGTCACAACAGCGGCATTACCAGACACAAGCGAAGAAGCTGCATCGAGAGCGGGAACGCGCCGCACCTCGACTGGCGAAAGCGGTAAGCGAGCAGATTCGTCAGCTCGGCATGCCCCAAGGGCAGTTCAGCGTTGACCTGAAACCTCTGACAGAGGGCAACGCCAATGGCCTGGAAGCAATAGAATTTCTGGTAAGCGCCAACCCCGGGCAACCCGCCCGCCCGCTTCGCCAGGTGGCTTCCGGCGGTGAATTGTCGCGCATCAGCCTGGCCATTCAGGTCATCAATGCCCAAACCAGCACGATTCCCACTCTGGTTTTTGATGAGGTGGATGTCGGTATTGGCGGCGGAATTGCCGAAGTGGTAGGGCTACGACTGAGACAGCTGGGTGAAGCCGGCGGTCAGGTTATCTGTGTAACCCACCAACCCCAGGTCGCCTCCCAGGGGCATCACCACCTTCAGGTGCAAAAACAGAGCAAACGCAATCACACCCATACTCGAATCGAGTCACTCGAAGGCAATAGCCGAATCGAAGAGGTCGCGCGTATGCTAGGGGGAATGGAGATGACGGATCAGACACTAGCCCACGCAAGGGAAATGCTGGAACGGGCCGGTGCCTGA
- the fur gene encoding ferric iron uptake transcriptional regulator translates to MEEQDIKNAGLKVTVPRVKILQLLESAPNSHMSAEDVYKALMAGGEDVGLATVYRVLTQFEEKGLLVRHNFNDGRSVFEIAKDEHHDHMVCMDTGEIVEFYSDDIERLQAEIAEKHGYDLVDHKLVLYVKKRS, encoded by the coding sequence GTGGAAGAGCAAGACATTAAAAATGCTGGCCTGAAGGTCACTGTGCCAAGGGTTAAGATTCTGCAGCTGCTCGAATCGGCACCAAACAGTCATATGAGTGCTGAGGATGTTTATAAGGCACTGATGGCTGGGGGCGAGGATGTTGGCCTGGCGACAGTGTATCGAGTGCTTACCCAGTTTGAAGAGAAGGGTTTATTGGTCCGTCATAATTTTAATGATGGCCGCTCCGTTTTCGAAATCGCTAAAGATGAACACCACGATCATATGGTGTGTATGGATACCGGCGAAATTGTCGAGTTTTATAGTGATGATATCGAACGTTTACAGGCGGAAATTGCCGAGAAGCACGGTTATGACCTGGTCGATCACAAGCTGGTGTTGTACGTAAAGAAACGATCTTGA
- a CDS encoding outer membrane protein assembly factor BamE: MYNLTKKGLLVLTLATAAGCSGFPGVHKIDVHQGNVITQEMVDQLRPGMTERQVRFVMGTPLMVSTFDPNHWNYLYSIQRGGAKPAKETLSIIFRDGELYQLSGDFRPNSGVSRTESVQQERTEQLLQDIQEEQKAEGVDPNAASQQPRELGRPGIGAPQ, encoded by the coding sequence ATGTATAACCTTACCAAGAAAGGCTTGCTAGTTCTCACGCTAGCCACCGCTGCAGGATGCTCCGGTTTTCCAGGGGTACACAAGATCGATGTCCACCAGGGCAACGTTATCACTCAGGAGATGGTCGACCAACTCCGCCCAGGCATGACCGAACGACAGGTTCGCTTTGTTATGGGCACCCCCTTGATGGTCAGCACCTTCGACCCCAACCACTGGAACTACCTTTATAGCATTCAACGAGGTGGCGCCAAACCCGCCAAGGAAACCCTGAGTATCATCTTCAGGGACGGCGAACTTTACCAACTGTCCGGTGACTTCCGCCCCAATTCCGGTGTTAGCCGAACCGAATCGGTTCAGCAAGAACGTACTGAACAGCTCCTGCAAGACATTCAGGAAGAGCAAAAAGCCGAGGGCGTCGATCCCAACGCTGCTAGCCAGCAGCCCCGCGAGCTGGGCCGGCCCGGCATTGGAGCCCCTCAGTAG
- a CDS encoding acyl-CoA dehydrogenase: MNHLLLIILVVAVLMQLLKRESGALVISLGLVALAVVGRMMGSPLLAFILFVSAVAVVLCGLPAIRQQWLSPRLLAMFKSVSPKVSETEQVALEAGTVGWDGELFSGKPDWDNLLSNPDNGLSAEERDFLKKQCSVAAGMCDGWEVAVERADLPGNLWKYLKKEKFFGMIIPKEYGGLGFSAKAQSAVLQKLSSNETLMVAVGVPNSLGPGELLLKYGTQEQKDHYLPRLADGRDIPCFGLTAPRAGSDATSIPDVGIVCKGEVDGKEVLGVKLTFEKRWITLAPIATVVGLAFRMFDPDGLLGDKEDIGITCALVPRETEGLEIGRRHFPIGSPFMNGPLRGKDMFIPLDWLIGGPEMAGQGWRMLVECLSVGRCITLPSGASGSGRYVTGLTGGFARIRRQFNMPIADMEGVQAPLARIAAMAYIARATVRHTANMIDAGEKPAVPSAILKSQLTEFQRQMLIDAMDIHGGKTVTLGPRNYLGLGYAATAVSITVEGANIMTRSLMIFGQGAIRCHPYVLPELEAAEKNDLQAFDKAIFGHIGMVAGNAARALSAGLKLPMDETPLPGEAQVYGWAVNRYSAAFSLLADVAMASLGASLKQRELLSARLGDMLSNLYMTTMVLKHWHETRAVHNEEALFQYSCEWLLYRTEQAMIELLDNLPNRWAARAVRVLVMPFGRSRKMPADSLVNTIARSVSTDSSLRSFMLEDTWLEQAEGQENNPLARYNALLEGNNKATDIYRLVEKAYAKGELPNTALHPEQRFDAAAQAGLISKEDLEFMQQYEAEVLEMLTVDDFAFNELARNKSKVIWHNGKPDKQPAPIH, from the coding sequence ATGAATCATTTATTGCTGATAATCCTTGTTGTCGCCGTCTTGATGCAGCTGCTCAAGCGGGAATCTGGAGCCCTGGTGATATCCCTTGGGTTGGTTGCGTTGGCAGTTGTTGGTCGCATGATGGGTTCACCCTTGCTGGCGTTTATTCTCTTTGTGTCGGCCGTTGCCGTTGTTCTCTGTGGTCTGCCGGCGATTCGTCAGCAATGGTTGAGTCCTCGTTTGCTGGCAATGTTCAAATCGGTTTCTCCCAAGGTTTCAGAAACCGAACAGGTTGCCCTGGAGGCCGGCACTGTTGGCTGGGATGGAGAGTTGTTCTCTGGCAAACCAGACTGGGATAATTTGCTCTCTAATCCCGATAACGGCTTGAGTGCCGAAGAGCGGGATTTTCTAAAGAAGCAATGCAGCGTTGCCGCGGGTATGTGTGATGGTTGGGAGGTTGCAGTCGAACGAGCGGATCTGCCTGGGAACCTGTGGAAATACCTGAAGAAAGAAAAGTTCTTCGGCATGATTATTCCCAAAGAGTATGGTGGCCTGGGCTTTTCCGCGAAAGCCCAGTCGGCTGTCCTGCAAAAGTTGTCATCCAACGAAACGCTGATGGTGGCCGTGGGTGTTCCTAACTCCTTGGGCCCGGGTGAGTTGTTGCTGAAATACGGAACTCAGGAGCAGAAGGACCATTATCTGCCTCGATTGGCCGACGGGCGTGACATTCCCTGTTTTGGTTTGACGGCGCCCCGTGCGGGTTCCGATGCGACCTCGATTCCGGATGTCGGCATAGTCTGCAAAGGTGAAGTCGATGGTAAGGAAGTGCTGGGCGTTAAGCTCACGTTTGAGAAGCGCTGGATCACCCTGGCGCCTATTGCCACCGTGGTTGGTTTGGCCTTTCGCATGTTTGATCCCGACGGATTACTGGGGGACAAAGAGGATATCGGTATAACCTGCGCCCTGGTGCCACGGGAGACCGAAGGTCTGGAGATTGGTCGTCGTCACTTTCCGATTGGTAGCCCCTTTATGAATGGACCTTTGCGGGGCAAGGATATGTTTATTCCCCTGGACTGGTTAATTGGTGGTCCGGAAATGGCCGGGCAAGGCTGGCGTATGCTGGTTGAATGTTTGTCGGTGGGTCGTTGTATCACCTTGCCTTCCGGCGCCAGTGGCAGTGGTCGCTACGTTACCGGGCTCACAGGCGGTTTCGCCCGAATCCGCCGCCAGTTCAATATGCCCATTGCCGATATGGAAGGGGTGCAGGCGCCGTTGGCGCGAATCGCTGCCATGGCTTACATTGCCCGAGCAACCGTTCGACATACTGCGAATATGATCGATGCGGGTGAAAAACCGGCGGTGCCTTCGGCGATTCTCAAGAGCCAGTTGACCGAGTTCCAGCGTCAAATGCTGATTGATGCCATGGATATTCATGGCGGCAAGACCGTTACGCTGGGGCCTCGTAATTACCTCGGGTTAGGGTACGCCGCGACCGCCGTGTCGATCACGGTCGAGGGCGCTAATATTATGACTCGAAGCCTGATGATCTTTGGCCAGGGGGCGATTCGTTGTCATCCCTATGTTTTGCCGGAACTGGAAGCTGCCGAGAAGAACGATCTGCAAGCTTTTGATAAAGCGATCTTTGGTCATATTGGTATGGTGGCGGGAAATGCTGCCCGTGCATTGAGTGCAGGTCTCAAACTGCCTATGGACGAAACGCCTTTACCTGGAGAAGCTCAGGTCTATGGCTGGGCGGTCAACCGTTACAGTGCGGCCTTTTCCCTGTTGGCCGATGTGGCAATGGCCAGCCTGGGGGCATCGCTTAAACAGCGTGAGCTGCTTTCGGCTCGACTCGGTGACATGCTGTCCAATTTGTACATGACAACCATGGTGCTCAAGCACTGGCATGAAACCCGGGCTGTACACAATGAAGAAGCCCTGTTCCAGTACAGTTGTGAATGGCTACTGTATCGGACCGAGCAAGCGATGATCGAATTGCTCGATAATCTGCCCAATCGCTGGGCGGCTCGTGCGGTTCGTGTACTGGTCATGCCCTTTGGTCGCAGCCGAAAGATGCCGGCAGATTCTCTGGTCAATACCATCGCTCGCTCGGTATCAACGGACTCCTCGCTGCGCTCTTTTATGCTTGAAGATACCTGGTTGGAGCAGGCGGAGGGGCAGGAAAATAATCCGTTGGCGCGTTATAACGCTTTGCTGGAAGGTAACAATAAAGCCACGGATATCTACCGCCTGGTTGAAAAAGCATATGCCAAGGGTGAGTTGCCCAATACGGCGCTGCATCCGGAGCAACGTTTCGACGCCGCAGCCCAGGCTGGCTTGATCAGTAAAGAGGACCTTGAATTTATGCAGCAGTACGAGGCAGAAGTGCTGGAGATGTTAACCGTAGATGACTTTGCGTTTAATGAGTTGGCACGAAACAAGAGCAAAGTAATCTGGCACAACGGTAAGCCCGATAAGCAGCCTGCCCCCATTCACTGA
- a CDS encoding patatin-like phospholipase family protein: MRFNKKQVTPAPIKDKRALVLSGGGARAAYQVGVLKAITEILPASAHNPFAIVCGTSAGAINAAALASHPGTLRESVGNLENLWRNLTPEQVYRTTPGALLGSLFRLGMSLFNQGATERKPLSLLDNQPLEELLKKVIDFDQLDDAIGSGALEALCVTAMGYSTGQSVSFFQGHPELQPWQRFQRVGSPCELTHQHLLASSAIPTIFPAVRINREYFGDGALRQMAPISPALHLGADHVLVIGVSGNRNPVHWGKRKAVRHTPSMAQIMGQMLNSAFIDAMESDIEHLERINKLLEYIPEEVRRAEGLPLRGVDSLIISPSEEIDIIAGRKIRSLSSSLRWALRTVGATKKGGGATAASYLLFTPDFCGALIDMGYKDAMWERESIEAFFDQDLNQPASVQKA; this comes from the coding sequence ATGAGGTTTAACAAGAAACAGGTAACGCCTGCTCCCATCAAGGACAAGCGCGCCCTGGTACTTTCCGGAGGTGGCGCACGAGCCGCTTATCAAGTAGGCGTACTCAAGGCGATCACCGAAATATTACCCGCCAGCGCCCATAATCCCTTCGCCATAGTCTGCGGCACCTCGGCCGGAGCCATTAACGCGGCGGCACTGGCCAGCCACCCCGGAACCCTCAGGGAGTCGGTGGGCAACCTCGAGAACCTGTGGCGCAACCTGACTCCGGAACAGGTGTATCGAACCACCCCAGGCGCGCTACTGGGTAGCCTGTTTCGACTCGGCATGTCGCTTTTTAATCAGGGTGCCACAGAACGCAAGCCACTCTCATTATTAGATAATCAGCCACTGGAAGAGTTGCTCAAAAAGGTGATCGACTTTGACCAGCTGGATGACGCGATTGGCAGCGGTGCACTGGAAGCGCTGTGCGTCACCGCGATGGGTTACAGTACCGGCCAATCTGTCAGCTTTTTCCAAGGCCACCCAGAATTACAGCCCTGGCAACGCTTTCAGCGCGTCGGCTCGCCCTGCGAGCTCACCCACCAACACCTGTTAGCGTCTTCCGCCATACCCACCATTTTTCCAGCGGTAAGAATTAACCGGGAATACTTCGGTGACGGCGCCCTGCGTCAGATGGCCCCGATCAGCCCAGCCCTGCATTTGGGGGCCGATCATGTACTGGTCATTGGTGTCAGCGGCAACCGCAACCCCGTACACTGGGGCAAGCGCAAAGCGGTTCGGCACACACCCTCCATGGCTCAAATTATGGGACAGATGCTGAATAGCGCCTTTATCGATGCTATGGAAAGCGACATTGAGCACCTGGAACGTATCAACAAGCTGCTCGAATACATCCCGGAAGAGGTCAGGCGCGCCGAGGGGCTGCCCTTGCGAGGTGTGGACAGCCTGATCATATCCCCCTCCGAGGAGATCGACATTATCGCGGGCCGTAAAATCCGTTCGCTCTCCAGCAGCCTTCGTTGGGCTCTACGCACCGTAGGGGCAACCAAGAAAGGCGGTGGCGCGACTGCTGCCAGCTATCTGTTGTTCACGCCAGATTTTTGCGGCGCCCTGATCGACATGGGCTACAAGGATGCAATGTGGGAACGGGAATCAATCGAAGCTTTTTTTGACCAGGACCTCAACCAACCCGCAAGCGTACAAAAGGCCTGA
- a CDS encoding MurR/RpiR family transcriptional regulator, translating into MSKASFTVAERIRNQFENLTRTERQLANAMLENYPVSCLGSITAVAATAEVSTPTVVRMVKKLGFGGFPDFQLSLHTELEETISNPITKFNRWSDSAPDEHILNRFADVTMNNLHQSLKQVDPATFDAVTGLLSDTDHALHVVGGRITHSLADYFFTHMQVMRKRVTRVTSNSGNWPHYLLNMEQGDLLIAFDIRRYEHNINHFAKMAQARGVRVVLFTDQWGSPAAQYAEHVFNLRIEAPSAWDSSVVILFFVEALIASVQSKIWDESKERMGELEGLFDETRLFKKFNQGSS; encoded by the coding sequence GTGAGCAAGGCGTCTTTTACTGTTGCAGAACGGATCAGAAATCAGTTTGAAAATTTGACTCGCACTGAGCGACAGCTGGCTAATGCGATGTTGGAGAATTACCCGGTGTCCTGTCTGGGCAGTATTACGGCGGTGGCTGCTACCGCTGAGGTGTCGACCCCCACGGTGGTGCGGATGGTGAAAAAGCTGGGCTTTGGGGGGTTTCCGGATTTTCAGCTGTCGTTGCACACCGAGCTCGAAGAAACCATTAGTAATCCGATCACCAAATTTAACCGTTGGAGTGATAGCGCACCCGACGAACATATCCTGAACCGCTTTGCCGACGTCACCATGAATAACCTGCATCAATCGTTGAAGCAGGTCGATCCTGCCACCTTTGACGCGGTAACCGGCCTGTTATCGGATACCGATCATGCATTGCATGTGGTCGGCGGTCGGATCACCCATTCCCTGGCAGATTATTTCTTTACCCATATGCAGGTGATGCGCAAGCGAGTTACCCGGGTCACGTCGAACTCCGGAAACTGGCCACATTATCTACTGAATATGGAGCAGGGGGATCTTCTGATTGCCTTTGATATCAGGCGCTATGAGCACAATATCAATCACTTCGCCAAGATGGCCCAGGCTCGAGGCGTAAGGGTGGTGTTGTTTACCGATCAGTGGGGCTCGCCGGCGGCGCAATACGCCGAGCATGTGTTCAATCTGCGCATCGAGGCGCCCTCTGCCTGGGATTCCTCGGTGGTTATTCTGTTTTTTGTCGAAGCCCTTATCGCCTCGGTGCAAAGCAAAATCTGGGATGAAAGCAAGGAACGTATGGGGGAGCTGGAAGGGTTGTTTGATGAAACCCGGCTGTTCAAGAAATTCAATCAGGGCTCTTCTTGA
- a CDS encoding N-formylglutamate amidohydrolase: protein MVHKAVDTINEHGTGGFLLVCEHASNQVPAELDGLGLNDKQIASHIAWDPGALDVAKRLSSALDSPLVSACISRLVYDCNRPPESPDAICSLSERDTIPGNLNLSAKARQSRIDQVYRPFQQAVAKLASATTADNHRPLLVTIHSFVPVYKGVGREVEIGILHDSDTRIADLMLDPEAPHNGLRFRRNEPYGPVDGVTHTLKEHGLANGLANVMIEIRNDLLVDSQGQQQIADILIEQLQRVRQQLHPSSRAPDNTPSTSSPE from the coding sequence TTGGTTCATAAAGCAGTCGATACCATCAACGAGCACGGCACCGGCGGCTTTCTGCTAGTGTGCGAGCATGCCAGCAATCAGGTTCCCGCCGAACTCGATGGGCTGGGGCTAAACGATAAACAGATTGCCAGCCATATCGCCTGGGACCCGGGCGCTCTGGACGTGGCCAAGCGCCTGTCTTCGGCACTTGACTCACCTCTGGTCAGCGCCTGCATTTCCCGCCTCGTCTACGACTGCAACCGCCCTCCGGAATCTCCCGACGCCATCTGCAGCCTGAGTGAGCGAGATACAATCCCCGGCAACCTGAACCTCAGCGCCAAGGCTCGACAGTCCAGAATCGACCAGGTCTATCGGCCTTTTCAACAAGCTGTAGCCAAACTGGCAAGCGCCACAACCGCAGACAACCACCGCCCCTTATTGGTAACCATTCACTCTTTCGTACCGGTTTACAAAGGCGTGGGGCGTGAAGTGGAGATCGGCATTCTGCACGACAGTGATACTCGAATTGCCGACCTGATGCTGGACCCCGAGGCTCCCCATAATGGACTGCGTTTTCGTCGCAATGAACCCTACGGCCCTGTCGATGGTGTCACCCACACATTGAAAGAGCATGGTCTCGCCAATGGCCTGGCCAACGTCATGATCGAGATTCGTAACGACCTGCTGGTCGATAGCCAGGGACAACAACAGATCGCCGACATCCTGATCGAGCAACTGCAGCGTGTCCGCCAACAGCTTCACCCATCATCCAGGGCGCCCGACAACACGCCCTCTACATCCAGTCCAGAGTGA
- a CDS encoding TRAP transporter small permease subunit → MPKAIRLYVHYVDKVNRVIGRCAMYLIFVMMGILLYSSFMKTFLIPSLWTLEMAQFVMVAYYLIGGAYSMQEDGHVRMDLFYSQWTDKTKTLIDSITILFLITYLGFLLYGGIFSTQYALKYSEESYSAWAPAMAPIKILMVIGIFLMLLQAISCLFKDIAKLKGESIA, encoded by the coding sequence ATGCCGAAAGCGATCAGGCTGTACGTTCATTACGTCGACAAGGTGAACCGGGTGATCGGTCGCTGTGCGATGTATCTTATCTTCGTCATGATGGGGATACTGCTGTATTCCTCCTTTATGAAAACCTTTCTTATACCCTCACTCTGGACCCTGGAGATGGCCCAGTTTGTGATGGTGGCCTACTACCTGATCGGCGGCGCTTATTCCATGCAGGAGGATGGCCATGTACGCATGGATCTGTTTTATAGCCAATGGACCGACAAGACCAAAACCCTGATCGACTCCATCACCATTCTCTTCCTGATTACCTATCTGGGCTTCTTGCTGTACGGCGGGATTTTCAGCACCCAGTACGCCTTGAAATATTCTGAAGAAAGTTATTCCGCCTGGGCACCCGCGATGGCCCCGATAAAAATTCTGATGGTGATCGGCATCTTCCTGATGTTACTGCAAGCGATCTCCTGCCTGTTCAAGGATATTGCCAAGCTCAAGGGAGAGTCGATCGCATGA
- a CDS encoding TRAP transporter large permease codes for MSYEMIALLMFASMMVMLMTGQRVFAAIGFVAVISAFLMWGNGGSEMGFSAAMKLMKWYPLLTLPLFIYMGYMLSESGIAEDLYKMFHVWMGPLNGGLAIGTIGLMVVVSAMNGLSVAGMAIGASIAMPELLRRGYDKIMVTGVIQAGSSLGILVPPSVVMVLYSMIARQPVSKLWMAGVMPGLLMAALFVIYIVVRCRLQPEMGPALTQEERKVPWSEKFSLLRAGILPLLIFFSMTGAFLSGYASLVESAAYGALAATLAALIKKRLTRKVLDETLKKTLVISCMFMWIILAALCFGAVFDGLGAVRTIEGFFVDQLGLGPWQILIMMQLSYIVMGMFLDDTAMLVIVAPLFIPLVGALGFDLVWYGILYTITCQIAYMTPPFGYNLFLMRAMAPPEVSLGDIYRSIIPFVIIMTFALVLITVFPQIALWLPETYYGK; via the coding sequence ATGAGTTACGAAATGATAGCGCTGCTGATGTTCGCCTCGATGATGGTCATGCTGATGACCGGTCAACGGGTGTTTGCTGCGATCGGTTTCGTCGCCGTGATCTCGGCCTTCCTGATGTGGGGTAATGGCGGCTCGGAGATGGGCTTCAGCGCAGCCATGAAACTGATGAAATGGTACCCGCTGCTGACCTTGCCGTTATTTATTTATATGGGTTACATGCTGTCAGAATCGGGCATCGCCGAAGATCTCTACAAGATGTTTCATGTCTGGATGGGTCCGCTTAACGGTGGCCTCGCCATCGGCACCATTGGTTTGATGGTAGTGGTCTCGGCGATGAACGGGCTCAGTGTCGCAGGCATGGCAATCGGCGCCAGCATTGCCATGCCCGAGCTGCTGCGACGAGGCTACGATAAGATTATGGTCACCGGGGTGATCCAGGCGGGTAGCTCACTCGGCATACTCGTGCCCCCCAGCGTGGTGATGGTGCTCTACAGTATGATCGCACGTCAGCCGGTCAGTAAACTCTGGATGGCCGGGGTCATGCCCGGCCTGTTAATGGCGGCTCTGTTTGTCATCTATATTGTGGTGCGCTGTCGCCTGCAACCAGAAATGGGCCCGGCCCTGACCCAGGAAGAGCGTAAGGTTCCCTGGTCAGAAAAGTTCTCTTTGTTGCGGGCCGGTATTTTACCGCTGCTCATTTTCTTCTCCATGACCGGTGCCTTTCTGTCTGGCTACGCCAGTCTGGTAGAAAGTGCGGCCTACGGTGCTCTGGCCGCCACTCTGGCCGCACTGATAAAGAAACGCCTGACTCGCAAGGTGCTGGATGAAACCCTGAAGAAAACTCTGGTCATCAGCTGCATGTTTATGTGGATCATCCTGGCCGCTCTCTGCTTTGGTGCGGTGTTTGATGGACTCGGTGCCGTGCGCACCATCGAAGGCTTTTTCGTCGATCAGCTCGGTCTGGGGCCCTGGCAGATCCTGATCATGATGCAGCTGTCCTATATTGTCATGGGCATGTTCCTGGATGACACCGCCATGCTGGTAATTGTGGCCCCGCTGTTTATTCCGCTGGTCGGCGCCCTGGGATTCGACCTCGTGTGGTACGGCATTCTTTATACCATCACCTGTCAGATTGCCTATATGACGCCGCCCTTCGGCTACAACCTGTTCCTGATGCGAGCCATGGCACCACCCGAGGTGTCGCTGGGGGATATTTATCGTTCCATTATTCCTTTCGTCATCATCATGACCTTTGCTCTGGTGTTGATCACGGTATTCCCACAGATCGCCCTGTGGCTACCAGAAACCTATTACGGCAAATAA